TTTCCCAggtccagcagagcctgcaggcagCGTTTTTTAGGGAGAGTCCCGAGGCCCCGGGCGAGGGATTTGTTGGTTTGCAGGagccacctgcagtgctggagagatgtctgggagcagctcctcggcagggcacagcagcctgtcAGTGCCAGCCcggctgccagagctgccagccagggccTGCAGCGCCTGAGGTGTTTGTGCCtttgctggcagggaggagaacAGCAGCAAGGCCGAGCAGGTCTTGGTcgaggtgtccaaggccattGGGGAGTACCCTGTGGATTTCCGTGGAGCTCGGATCCTGACGGGGAGCGAGGAGGGCTCCTTTGGCTGGATCACTGTGAACTACCTGCTGGAGACACTGGTCAAggtgcagctggggagagggcaggggaggggcagTGGGGAGAACATCCCTGTCTGAGCTACAGCCAGCTTTCCTTATCTGCAGAGGAGCGAGGAATGGAGCTTTGGGGCACTTTTGGTCACCCAGCCAAATGTCTCCTGTGGTCGTGGGCTGCAGATTGCACCTCATTAATGTGATTAACAGGATCTTTGTGTCCAGCTTAGCCTGGCCCTGTGCTCTTGTGTGCTGACACACAGGTGGATTTTGAGCTCCCAGGGATATGGCAGCGGGATCAGCCTCCGGGTGACAGGGTTCCTTTTTCCCTGCTCCAAGGGTCTGGATCCCAGCAGATGTGCAGCAGCAAAGAGGATGCACCCGAGTGCTCCGTGGAAGTGTCTGTGGGTTGAGGAGGATGTGGACAGGCAGGGGTAAAACGGGGAGCCAGGAGCACGTGGAAGGTGCCCCTGGGGCCCAAAACTCCTTGCAGGAAgggagtgtgagtgtgagtTCAGCCTGCAGTTCAGCCTAACCCTTGCTGTGTGTTGGGTCAGTTCTCGTTTGCAGAGAAATGGGAACATCCCCAGGACATTGAGGTTCTGGGAGCTCTGGACCTTGGCGGTGCCTCGACGCAGATCACCTTCCAGCCTGGGGTCCCTGTGGAGGACAGGAACACGTCCGTGTTCTTCCGGCTCTACGGCACCAACTATTCCCTGTACAGCCACAGCTACCTGTGCTACGGGCAGAGCCAGGCCCTGaagatgctgctggcagctctgcaccaGGTGCCACAGGGCACGGGAGCTGCTCAGCCATCTCCCAGTGCCGTGGCACATCTCCCCCTGCAGCGTTGGGCGTGCCTGTGGGCAAAGAGTTGGGAATTGGCAGAACCTTGGGTTTTATCTAGGGAAGCCAAAAATTGCCTCATTTGGGTGGAAGGTGGTGGaggctgccagccagggctccctTCTCCCCACATCTTGACGTGCAGTGGCATTTTTTGTAATTTCCCAAGCCCAGCGGTATGTGTAGTTTTTCTGCTGTCGCCGTGCTCTTGGCCTTGCTCCATTTCTGCCCAGAGAGAGGTTTCCCAGCATAGTCCCTGCACAACTGCCCGAGGacagaggcagagcccagggctgctcagggagctccCAGGTGGGGTGCATCCAGTCCTCCTGGGGTGTAGTCCTGCTTtttgggatgggctgtgggaagggTCTCAGTGGCGTTGCAGTCCCATTAATGGCTCCATCCCTCTCCAGGCCAGCTTGAGTACCCAGATCAAGCATCCCTGCTACCCCCAGGGGTACCAGGAGAACATCACTGTGGCAGAGCTCTACGACAGCCCCTGTGTGCATGCGCCaagctcagccagccctggccctgtccTCACAGTGACGGGGACAGGGGACCCAGCCGCGTGTGCCACGGCCATCCGGAGCCTCTTCAACTTCACCTGCAGGGCGCAGGGGCCGTGTGGGTTCAATGGGGTCTATCAGCCCCCCGTGCGGGGACAGTTCTTCGTAAGCAGCCTCCGTCCCCTGCCTGGGGGAGGGTGAAGGCAGGGACTGCAAGTCTCCTCTGCCACTGACTGTGGAGCGGGGTGGGGAGAGGGACCCAAGGAGCTGATTCCACCTGCAAACCTCTTCTGTGCTCAAAGGTGGCTTCTGCCTCCTGCCATGTCCCAGTGTTCCCTAAGGAAAACGGGAAGCCCTCGTCTGAGGGAGCCTGTGTGAGCTAGCTCAGAGTGCAAGAACAGCCCCAGGGTTGTGAGCCAGCTCTGAGACTTTCTGGTAGACCATCAAGGGGCTACCAGATGCAGAACCCTGGGAATTACTTGAGACTCTCTCCCCAAGCAAGAGCAGCCCCTGGTTTTTTCTCAGGTGaggaaggaattgtttttcTCCATGTTCCCTTGCCCCCCAGGCCTTTGCTGGGTTCTACTACGCCTTCAACTTCCTGAACCTGACCCGCCAGCAGTCTCTGAGTGAAGTCAACACCACAGTCCTGTCCTTCTGTAGGAGGAACTGGATAG
The Serinus canaria isolate serCan28SL12 chromosome 17, serCan2020, whole genome shotgun sequence DNA segment above includes these coding regions:
- the LOC108962491 gene encoding ectonucleoside triphosphate diphosphohydrolase 8-like isoform X1; amino-acid sequence: MLFPPRLSSPSPAASRTSALLGRLLVRGQGEGHAGEAAFVPGAGSQLQVGGGMDSKAKAIAGLLAATCVCSIIALILSIVNVKDVLLPPCTKYGLVFDAGSTHTSLYTYQWRANKENDTGIVSQVEACSVSGPGISSYADDPAGAGASLKPCLDRAMKIIPAEQQRETPTYLGATAGMRLLREENSSKAEQVLVEVSKAIGEYPVDFRGARILTGSEEGSFGWITVNYLLETLVKFSFAEKWEHPQDIEVLGALDLGGASTQITFQPGVPVEDRNTSVFFRLYGTNYSLYSHSYLCYGQSQALKMLLAALHQVPQGTGAAQPSPSAVAHLPLQRWACLWAKSWELAEPWVLSREAKNCLIWVEGGGGCQPGLPSPHILTCSGIFCNFPSPAVCVVFLLSPCSWPCSISAQREVSQHSPCTTARGQRQSPGLLRELPGGVHPVLLGCSPAFWDGLWEGSQWRCSPINGSIPLQASLSTQIKHPCYPQGYQENITVAELYDSPCVHAPSSASPGPVLTVTGTGDPAACATAIRSLFNFTCRAQGPCGFNGVYQPPVRGQFFAFAGFYYAFNFLNLTRQQSLSEVNTTVLSFCRRNWIELVQSFPGDLKYLHTYCSVAFYILTLLLDGYKFNEHTWSNIHFSRQAANTDIGWTLGFMLNLTNMIPTEALQHVKGHQPDLWAGAISFLTLAIVAGLVAVFLHCFWKTK
- the LOC108962491 gene encoding ectonucleoside triphosphate diphosphohydrolase 8-like isoform X3; amino-acid sequence: MCFCPPAPSMAWCLTLAPHTHPSTPTSGVRTRRTTRASCPRWKPALCPFPVAGPGISSYADDPAGAGASLKPCLDRAMKIIPAEQQRETPTYLGATAGMRLLREENSSKAEQVLVEVSKAIGEYPVDFRGARILTGSEEGSFGWITVNYLLETLVKFSFAEKWEHPQDIEVLGALDLGGASTQITFQPGVPVEDRNTSVFFRLYGTNYSLYSHSYLCYGQSQALKMLLAALHQVPQGTGAAQPSPSAVAHLPLQRWACLWAKSWELAEPWVLSREAKNCLIWVEGGGGCQPGLPSPHILTCSGIFCNFPSPAVCVVFLLSPCSWPCSISAQREVSQHSPCTTARGQRQSPGLLRELPGGVHPVLLGCSPAFWDGLWEGSQWRCSPINGSIPLQASLSTQIKHPCYPQGYQENITVAELYDSPCVHAPSSASPGPVLTVTGTGDPAACATAIRSLFNFTCRAQGPCGFNGVYQPPVRGQFFAFAGFYYAFNFLNLTRQQSLSEVNTTVLSFCRRNWIELVQSFPGDLKYLHTYCSVAFYILTLLLDGYKFNEHTWSNIHFSRQAANTDIGWTLGFMLNLTNMIPTEALQHVKGHQPDLWAGAISFLTLAIVAGLVAVFLHCFWKTK
- the LOC108962491 gene encoding ectonucleoside triphosphate diphosphohydrolase 8-like isoform X2, which gives rise to MDSKAKAIAGLLAATCVCSIIALILSIVNVKDVLLPPCTKYGLVFDAGSTHTSLYTYQWRANKENDTGIVSQVEACSVSGPGISSYADDPAGAGASLKPCLDRAMKIIPAEQQRETPTYLGATAGMRLLREENSSKAEQVLVEVSKAIGEYPVDFRGARILTGSEEGSFGWITVNYLLETLVKFSFAEKWEHPQDIEVLGALDLGGASTQITFQPGVPVEDRNTSVFFRLYGTNYSLYSHSYLCYGQSQALKMLLAALHQVPQGTGAAQPSPSAVAHLPLQRWACLWAKSWELAEPWVLSREAKNCLIWVEGGGGCQPGLPSPHILTCSGIFCNFPSPAVCVVFLLSPCSWPCSISAQREVSQHSPCTTARGQRQSPGLLRELPGGVHPVLLGCSPAFWDGLWEGSQWRCSPINGSIPLQASLSTQIKHPCYPQGYQENITVAELYDSPCVHAPSSASPGPVLTVTGTGDPAACATAIRSLFNFTCRAQGPCGFNGVYQPPVRGQFFAFAGFYYAFNFLNLTRQQSLSEVNTTVLSFCRRNWIELVQSFPGDLKYLHTYCSVAFYILTLLLDGYKFNEHTWSNIHFSRQAANTDIGWTLGFMLNLTNMIPTEALQHVKGHQPDLWAGAISFLTLAIVAGLVAVFLHCFWKTK